GAGGTCTTCTGGGACGACCGCATTCCGGGCTTCGGGGTCAGGGTCTATCCGTCCGGGTCGAAGATGTATGTCGTCCAGACCCGGCACAAGGGGAAGTCGCGCCGGGTGACGCTCGGGCGCCACGGGGTCATCACCGCGGATCAGGCGCGCAAGAAGGCGGCCGGGACCCTCAACCGCATGAGGAGCGGCGAGGACCCGGTGGAGCGGGGCTCGGTGACGGTGGCCGAGCTCGCCGCGCGCTATCTGGCGGAGCATGTCGACATGCGCTGCAAGGAGAGCACGCGGAAGGCGTACCGCAGGGCGGTCGAGCGTTTCATCGTGCCGTCCTACGGCGGCATGGCGGTGGAGGACGTGGAGCGCGAGCACATCGACAAGCTGCACCGCGATCTGCACCACATTCCCTACCAGGCGAACCGGGCGCTGGAGATCGGGACCAGCCTCTTCAACTTCGCCGAAGAGTGGAAGCTGCGCAGCGGGGGCAACCCGTGCAGGTACGTGCGCAAGTATCAGGAGACGAAGCGCGAGCGGTTCCTGACCGAGGCGGAGTTCCGCCACCTGGGGGCGGTGCTGAACGAGATGGAGGCGGAGGGAAGGCTGCCGGTCCATCCGGCGGCGGCGATCCGTCTGCTGATGCTGACCGGGTGCCGGCGCAACGAGATCGTCGCGCTCGAATGGAAGCATGTCGATCTTGAAGCGGGCGAGTTGAAGCTCGCGGATTCGAAGACCGGTGCGCGGCTGGTGCCGCTGTCGCCGGCGGCGGCGCGGGTGCTGGCGGAACTGCC
This Rhodospirillaceae bacterium DNA region includes the following protein-coding sequences:
- a CDS encoding integrase arm-type DNA-binding domain-containing protein, which codes for MAKLKFRTISKRTVDALVVEDRDEVFWDDRIPGFGVRVYPSGSKMYVVQTRHKGKSRRVTLGRHGVITADQARKKAAGTLNRMRSGEDPVERGSVTVAELAARYLAEHVDMRCKESTRKAYRRAVERFIVPSYGGMAVEDVEREHIDKLHRDLHHIPYQANRALEIGTSLFNFAEEWKLRSGGNPCRYVRKYQETKRERFLTEAEFRHLGAVLNEMEAEGRLPVHPAAAIRLLMLTGCRRNEIVALEWKHVDLEAGELKLADSKTGARLVPLSPAAARVLAELP